CACGCAGGATGAGCAATGACGAGCCCAACAGCTGCTCCATTCCTCCAAAAAAAAGCGCACAAATCTTCGAAAGAGTTCCAGTATatcatttaaatacatatataagaatagacaacagaaaaacagtgatcCCGCTGGAAATCATCACCCGGCATAAAGTAAATTCTTACACATGGCCAGAATTGTATTTGTTgtgaaaaattcaaaaagctGCTTAATCACAGGACACGGGTCTGTGTGTTCAAATCAGCCATTCTTTCTAATTATAAGTGGTTAAATCTCCTCCATCTCTGACACTCACTTCTCTCTTAAAGAGCGACACTGGCTAATTCTTGGGAACAGTGAGGGGTCTCATTTCCGTTTGCCATTAAAGAGCTGAAGTTTCTAATCATTGCCATCCGAATGAGTTTCTCAGTATGCTGGCTGCGTCCTGCAGAGACACTTTCCCAGTCGCTCTCAAGCATGATATGAAACAAAGCTTCGTGTGACAGCAGGTGTCGAACTGTGCGGGCCACAGCCATTTCATGCTTTACATTCTATTGTCGACGATTCTGCTGTCTTTCAAGAAGACAGCAGAATTGagtttacaacaaaaataatgtttaatttctAATCTAATCatttgattttgagtttttacacAAAGAGATCCCATGCCATAAGCAGATGTCAAACCTGAATGATTTTGTTGCTGCAGTCAATTTCATCCCACACTTTGATGTGTCACTCTGAGCTTTGCAGTGAAAAGGAAGGTAGAACAAAACCCACAGCACTGACATTCCCACCTGGAACATACAGTGATAATATAGGTAGACAAGGACAGGAAGGACgagtttttttgggttttttttacaaaggaaACAGCTAGGACCGGGGTTTTCAGCACCTCTGTGAAAATATACTTCTCTTTAAGACTGTGTTCTAGAAATGGGGAGCTGCATGAATaatgaaaagtgttttcacctggaaaagcaaaaaaacagatgtgcaCAGCTGACTGCAACACAAAATAGAGACTTGGAAATGTGCACAGCCACACAATTTATCAGGTCATCTAATAGAAGAATTAGCTTTGCCTTTAACATTCATCCAACCTTCATTACTAAACACTGCTTTGCTTCAAACAATTTGAGGGAAGCACTTAACAGAGGTCTTGGCTCTGcgctctgtccatggtgctgaaatgaGTTACATTTCCTCCCCAGCTCTCTCCTTATCCCCGCATATAACTCAGTGCTGAATAAtttaaacatcatttaaaacCAGTGGCTGGGATCAATGAGTCCGGTCAGGTTCACGACTGTCTTGCGCTTCTATCAACTGTCTGAGGATGAAAGGTTTTACTTCTGAGTGAAAACATCAGTACATACTGTTCTCTTCATCCTGTCTGACGACGCTTTGCAGCGTgcccacacaaaacacactaaGTCCATCCATTATTGCCTCCCATGCTGCAGCAGGCCAGTGCTCACTGACATTTCctacagagaaaacacacactgcccACTGCTGGACGGTATCATATCTTCATTCACAAATGATGAAGGTCAgacttccaaaaaaaaagacagtgggATGTAATAAATTAACAGCGAACgtgcttaaaaaaaagctgataatGAATGCatgctgacaaaaacaaatgtgttgttAGTATGAATCATCTTTcgctgtaaacaaacaaagcttCACTTTGTTGTTTGAGCTCATTTTACAACAATAATTAGACATATCTTTAGTGTATAAACACGCCATTGAAGGTACACAGACACTAATTTTTCCGCTTATTTGGTACACTGTGGTCACAAAGCCCAGCTCACCCAATCAGAGAGCTCACTTTTGCTGCAGGCTCAGACTGAAGGAAGTCCCAGAACACcggataaacaaaacaaaaactcatcaCCAGGCTATCAGAGCCAATTCAATCTGTTATCTAAGCAACCCAAAATGATACCCAGAATACATAATGAGAGCATGCACTACAAAACGTGCTGCAGCAGCCTCACTGGCACACTGAGATTATCAGTGTATAAGGGGCAAAACTTTACTCATCCCATCCATGGAGGACAATATGGTGGGGGTTGTTTTAGAAAGATTGTAGTTAGTTGAATCACACTGGCTGGATGCTGAGGCAGCTCTGCTCAGGGATGTAATGGGATACTGCAGCACTAGAGAACCGTGTGCACAGAAACTTGCCTTGAAGCATCAGGGAGTCCCGCACTAAccttccccctccctctctctcttcctctgtctccccctctgctgctctgtcaagTCTTtataatgcaaaacaaaacattaaagtattatgtatatatttgaaTGTAATTACATATGAAAGAGGGCACATAAGCCACTgacaaaatagacaaaaacaacttcagaagtaaaaaaaacccagcatgCCTGTAGTAGCAGAACATAGCTGCTTACCTTTTGTGCAGGGTGCTCTCCTCTGGACGCTGAGCTCTTCCCCTTCTCCACAGGCTCCGAGACACTttgagatagagagagaaataatCAATCTTCTCTTACTTTCTCTTATTTCCCAGTTTCAGAATGAACAAGTCTAACACAGCCCTCTAGACACACCTTTACTCTGTCCTTCTGTAAACTCTgccacatgtacacacacagacacccatTCAAATGCACCCCAAGACTGGAGTACACAAATTGATAAAGATCTGCTCAGGGGAGGGATAAAAaactacacacactcacacactgcagtttttttctctcccttcctcttgCCCACTcgctctgctgcttttttttccttgctgtCTTTGCCTGCACTGCCTCCTGATTGGCTAAGCTGCTCTTCAATAACATAAGCTCTCTTCTTTAATTGGAAGGGGGCCAGTTGTGTGGTGCACCAGAAACCCTCCCGCCCAGCTCatctcttgctttttttttatactctCCCCCCTAAGTGCCTGTGGAGAAGAATGCTGAGCTCTGCAATTTCATACGCATCGAgcgaagggaaaaaaaaagggaatggaggacagagggaggggaggggggtgggagagaaaaagagtggGAATGGGGGAGAGAGCATCGGTGGCGAATCAGTGGACCGCAGTGGGACAAGATGAAGAGGCTGCATAGGGAACAAAAGAAGAACGGGGGCTGTGGTGTAAGGACAGATTTGGATGCATACCAGCCTCAGCATGCTGAGGTGAGACAGCAGGTCAGATGGAGGGAGATTTCCCTGCACTCACTGCAGCGCGGCTAGGTGGCTCTGCTGCAGTGTGCAGTCTAATTGCCAGGCAAGAAGGGGGatgggaagagaggaggaggaggaggaggaggaggaggaggctgcaaGGGGGGGTGGTTGCAGTTCTGCCGAAGTACAGTCTTCCAGCCAACCATAGATATATGGGGGGAAACGGGCAGGCAGCCGCACTGTACAACGGTTaatgcctttttcctcatgaattATTGAAGGCGCCccaaaggagagagggagggtcaCAGACGGCAAACTCCTCAGCCTGTTCAGACACTCTCACTACCACTGAGGTTTATGATAATTACTCGCACCTGAAGTCGTCAAATTATTAAATGGAGCCCCCTTCAGTTAAGATTATTTAATCCAGCTAATATAATAGACTGCTTTTAAATGGAGATGGTGCACTCTCTGCTTCCCACTTCACTTTGTgctaaagggatagttcagattctTTTTGATGtggggtacttatccacagACAGGAGATTAGATGTCAGTctgcacgcccccagtttggaaaGCAGACTGAAGTCcggcatggaagctaagcaatctagTGCTGAGAGGAggacaaaatgtattttaggcacctaaaaaaaatcagtttaagtgtatgcagTATTGAGAATattcactgctttacctcaaTGTCAGTGATTTCTAATGATAAGATGAACCCGTTTCTATCACTCTCTTCAAAGTCAGACTCCATAGAGagaaaaagtaatttaacattgctgaacacatTAGCCGTTGGTCTCCTGCCTCCatctgttagtttgtgttattgtgttactttggattcaccaaagtcatacgataacacaaactaaccaaCTGATTGAAAAATCTCCTatgttcagcgagctaaaataattctttttctcaaaggagtctggtggctttgaaaagagcaaAGATGTGGAAGTGAAGCCAGCTTCTGCgttgaaaatacttgaaatatAGCATGCAATTAAACTGACAGTGATTTTTTCTGTgagtgggacttttttaggttGCTAAAATGCATGTTGTTGCTGcaccccatccacagcagtacattgctaaGCCTCCGTGTTCAACTCCAACTggcttcttcaaactgggggcatgcagACTGTCATCTATtgcatgtaatacactgactatggaaaAGTACATGCAATTACATACAATCCCACTTCAGAAAAtccaaaatatccctttaaaaggCTCTCCCCTCCTGGTGCAAACAGATGTGAGGGATTGACTTTACGGTGTCAGGTTCCCTGCCGCTCTTTCTTTGACTACCTCCAATGTGTCCCAGCTGCTTTAAAAGGACAATGCCCCAGAAGATCAATAATGGATCACACAATAGCTCAACCATCTGCAGAGGCTACAATGAGAACTCTAGAAGTTATATGGTCACCACAGAGAGGTGCAAATACACTGTTTGCTCAATCAACAGCGTAATTGCCTGGTAAATGGGATGCCTGATGTTTTCGGCTCACTGTCCTGGTGTAAAGTACCACGTGACAAAAAGGCGCAGGTGATCAAATCCTAGCATCCAACTGGATTTAGTGACAAATCAAAATGAGCCTGTTTCATAAACAAGCATATCGCCAAATATTTGAAAACTGGCAATTGCAGACTGTAGATACAAATATCTACTTGCAGAAGTTCATGACAGTTTGGTTGAGTTTGATatgcaaaaaaggacatttattttcaaataatctaCAGTTTTCCCCCCAATGAAAAAGATAACCATTGAGGTCATATCCTGTGGGTATATAATACAGAAAAATCCATTAACTTATAGTTACAATAAACAAACTTTTACATCATTCTTCTGCGCTTGTTTTCCTTCATAACTGTCGTCTCTGCTCTCTCAGGGAGGCTGTAGACTGTGATggagatgtttgtgtgtttgaagaCTTGTTCCAGGATTTCCGACACTCTGCTCCACTGCAGCCGATCCAGCCCACAACCGATACtgtcagaaagagagagaaaaccagcGGCGCCATTAGGTCAGAGGCTTCAGCAGACGAGTGTCTCATCTATAGCCCCAGTTCAAAATACATATAGGACAAATATATAAATTCCAATATTAAGAATaggtataatatttttaaaaaagccccaAATTTAAATATCTGTTATCTGTTAATGTATCAAAGcccttaaaaaataacatgataCTGCTGATCAAAATCACGctttaaactatttttgtaactttagtCAATTGTCATCAGTGATCCTAATTGATAACTAATATTTTTAGCAGCATAATTCCTAATTAATCTagaaggtttaaaaaaacacacacacacattttttaagggTAAATAAGATATCAGAATGCAtaaactgaataataataaagcttGTTCATCAAAGGCTCCTGGATCGGCACAGATCCAGGCTAAGCCCCAGtgtcctcaaattctagaaacaccCGTGAGAAAAACATACTAGTTGATTGTACCAACACAAATCTTGTATTTCTTTCTTGAACCTGGTTTGATTAAATCTCACTGAATAATGCATTTGTTAAAGAGCAGATGATGACAAGGAGGAAAAAGTACTTAGGGATGTAAACCTTGCAGCATGGTTACTATATGAGCTCAAATTAGGAGAATGAAAAAATGCCCATGATTATATTATGCATTTAAGATTTATGCATAAAGTGTCTTGTCTGAGAAGTTGTtctatgtgactttttttctttttttcttgtcattgttgttgttgtattgtttaGTACACTTTTGCTACAGTGTGTGCTTTGGTTGATGAGGCACATATCTAAATGTTTGCTATAAAGTGTATGtatacatgtgtatatatatataagattttttaaataaacatattgttttaaatCTCACTAGATGACTGGAAATAATACAAACCGAGGCATTGATATTCTTGTTACTGCGTTCTCTTCACAGTGTGTCTTCATTTCCTCCAGGCTCTGTGTCAGGCTGTCATAGGTTGGTTTTTGGCTGGCCTTTTTCTTTGTAATCTGCAAAATATTAACAGAgagcaacaaaaataacataatactGATGTTATAATGAAAATTTGCACAGAGAACAATTATAATAATGGGTAGATTTTTACCAGATAGTAGACAAAACGTCTGTCTCTTTTCAGTActgcacactgtcctgtcaGCTTTTCtgtttggagatttttttttaaaaaaaaagagataatatccacatcaaaatatgacacaattCAAACTCCAAGCGAATTTCATGCATTTCAGCAAAAGAAATCCAACCCActgattt
The DNA window shown above is from Plectropomus leopardus isolate mb chromosome 8, YSFRI_Pleo_2.0, whole genome shotgun sequence and carries:
- the oard1 gene encoding ADP-ribose glycohydrolase OARD1 isoform X2, which codes for METPVDIDKIKPAEDSWSLNYVTGNLFTCPEDEALAHCISEDCRMGAGIAVMFKKKFGGIEELKEQKKLTGQCAVLKRDRRFVYYLITKKKASQKPTYDSLTQSLEEMKTHCEENAVTRISMPRIGCGLDRLQWSRVSEILEQVFKHTNISITVYSLPERAETTVMKENKRRRMM
- the oard1 gene encoding ADP-ribose glycohydrolase OARD1 isoform X1 — protein: MSSEQETPVDIDKIKPAEDSWSLNYVTGNLFTCPEDEALAHCISEDCRMGAGIAVMFKKKFGGIEELKEQKKLTGQCAVLKRDRRFVYYLITKKKASQKPTYDSLTQSLEEMKTHCEENAVTRISMPRIGCGLDRLQWSRVSEILEQVFKHTNISITVYSLPERAETTVMKENKRRRMM